One Manihot esculenta cultivar AM560-2 chromosome 18, M.esculenta_v8, whole genome shotgun sequence genomic window carries:
- the LOC110606366 gene encoding caffeic acid 3-O-methyltransferase-like, with amino-acid sequence MTGSEQSASATIVSECYDEEETWNLAVSLANAVVLPMVLKSTLELNIIDIISTPGNSRGSLSASEIAQRIPAARNQDAPILLDRMLRVLASYDIVKCSSSTKENGQVERWYGAGPICKFLTKNQDGSGSAGPLLLMHHDEVLMKSWFHLNDAILEGGFPFSRAHGMTAFEYLGTDQRFNTLFNQAMSSYTTLVVKKILNVYRGFDGLNVLVDVGGGTGVTLSIIASKYPHIKGINYDLPHVLANSPSYSGVEHVKGDMFRSVPKGDAIFLKWILHDWSDEHCLKLLKNCWEALPSNGKVIVVECILPMAPENIVSSQFAHKLDLVMLTQSPGGKERTQKEFEALALKSGFSSCEAICCAYNSWVLEFHK; translated from the exons ATGACCGGTTCTGAGCAAAGCGCTTCAGCTACAATTGTGTCTGAATGCTACGATGAAGAAGAAACATGGAATCTAGCCGTCAGCCTAGCAAATGCCGTTGTTCTTCCAATGGTACTCAAATCAACTCTGGAGCTCAACATCATCGACATCATTTCCACACCTGGGAACAGTCGTGGTTCCCTCTCAGCTTCCGAGATTGCACAGCGGATTCCGGCGGCGAGAAACCAAGATGCACCTATCTTACTGGATCGTATGTTGCGTGTTTTGGCAAGCTATGATATAGTGAAGTGCTCGTCTTCCACCAAAGAGAATGGCCAAGTGGAAAGATGGTATGGTGCAGGAcccatttgcaaattcctcacCAAGAACCAAGATGGGAGTGGATCTGCTGGTCCTCTATTGTTGATGCACCATGATGAGGTTCTCATGAAGAGCTG GTTCCATTTAAATGATGCAATACTTGAAGGTGGATTTCCATTCAGCAGAGCCCATGGAATGACGGCATTTGAATACCTGGGAACTGATCAAAGGTTCAACACGCTATTCAATCAAGCAATGTCAAGCTACACTACCTTAGTGGTGAAGAAGATCCTCAATGTTTACAGGGGATTTGATGGCCTCAATGTGTTGGTTGATGTGGGAGGTGGCACTGGAGTTACTCTCAGTATTATCGCTTCAAAATATCCTCATATTAAGGGAATCAACTACGATTTGCCCCATGTATTAGCCAATTCACCTTCATATTCAG GAGTGGAGCATGTCAAAGGAGATATGTTTAGGAGTGTTCCAAAGGGAGATGCAATTTTCCTGAAG TGGATACTCCATGATTGGAGCGATGAGCATTGCTTGAAACTTCTCAAGAATTGCTGGGAAGCTCTCCCTAGTAATGGTAAGGTGATTGTTGTGGAGTGCATTCTACCCATGGCCCCAGAGAACATTGTTTCTTCACAGTTTGCGCATAAGCTAGATTTAGTCATGTTAACTCAAAGTCCTGGAGGAAAAGAGAGAACCCAAAAGGAGTTTGAGGCCTTGGCTTTGAAATCTGGCTTTTCAAGCTGTGAAGCCATATGCTGTGCTTACAATAGCTGGGTTTTGGAGTTCCACAAATGA